A DNA window from Ranitomeya imitator isolate aRanImi1 chromosome 2, aRanImi1.pri, whole genome shotgun sequence contains the following coding sequences:
- the LOC138667007 gene encoding zinc finger protein 84-like isoform X3, translating to MTPDTYEEHVIIPDTPQDVIRKNLSPDPFQLVIVSASSKTNMQNKSHGRALDHETAYTGEKPFSCSECGKGFTKKSHLDRHLLTHTGEKTFSCSECGKCFTHRSCLVKHHMVHTGEKPFPCSECGKSFTNKSHLDRHLLIHTGEKPFSCSKCGKCFTEKSSLVIHQRIHTGEKPFSCSECGKCFTEKTCFIRHQRTHTGEKPFSCSECRKCFNRKTNFVAHLKTHTGDKPFPCSECGKQFSNKSTLSKHQRIHTGVQLFSCSECDKCFNLKASLVAHLKTHTGEKPFSCSECGKRYSEKSTLSKHHRIHTGEKPFSCLECGKCFTQNSNFMMHQRIHTGEKPFSCSECRKCFTEKSSLVVHQRIHTGEKPFSCSECGKCFTEKSSLLVHQKIHTGQKPFSCSECGQYFSTKSKLAKHQRIHTGEKPFSCSECGKCFTMKSGLVRHHKIHTGEKPFLCSECGKCFNQKTNLVTHLKTHTGR from the coding sequence ATGACTCCTGATACTTATGAAGAACATGTCATTATACCAGATACACCTCAAGATGTTATCAGAAAAAATCTGTCACCTGATCCTTTTCAACTGGTCATTGTTTCTGCTTCATCAAAgacaaatatgcaaaacaaaagTCACGGAAGGGCTCTTGATCATGAAACAGcttacacaggggagaaaccattttcatgttcagaatgtgggaaaggttttacaAAGAAATCACATCTCGATAGACATCTGCtaacacacacaggggagaagacattttcatgttcagaatgtggaaaatgttttacacacaGATCATGTCTTGTAAAACATCACATGgtacacacaggggagaaaccatttccatgttcagaatgtgggaaaagttttacaaATAAATCACATCTTGATAGACATCTGCtaatacacacaggggagaagccattttcatgttcaaaatgtggaaaatgttttacagagaaatcaagtcttgttatacatcagagaattcacacaggggagaagccattttcatgttcagaatgtgggaaatgttttacagagaaaacatgttttattagacatcagagaactcacacaggggagaagccattttcatgttcagaatgtaggaaatgttttaatcggaaaacaAATTTTGTTGCACATCTGAAAACTCACACAGGAGATAAGccatttccatgttcagaatgtggcaaacaaTTTAGTAATAAATCCACACTTtcaaaacatcagagaattcacacaggggtgcagctattttcatgttcagaatgtgacaaATGTTTTAATCTGAAAGCCAGTCTTGTTGCACAtctgaaaactcacacaggggagaagccattttcatgttcagaatgtggcaaacgaTATAGTGAGAAATCCACACTTTCTAAACAtcacagaattcacacaggggagaaaccattttcttgtttagaatgtgggaaatgttttacacaaaaTTCAAATTTTATGATGCATCAGAGaatacacacaggggagaaaccattttcatgttcagaatgtaggaaatgttttaccgAGAAATCGAGTCTGGTtgtacatcaaagaattcacacaggggagaaaccattttcatgttcagaatgtgggaaatgttttacagagaaatcaagtctgcttgtacatcagaaaattcacacagggcagaaaccattttcatgttcagaatgtgggcaaTATTTCAGTACTAAATCAAAACTtgctaaacatcagagaattcacacaggggagaagccattttcatgttcagaatgtgggaaatgttttacaatgaAATCTGGTCTTGTTAGACATCACAAAatacacacaggtgagaagccatttttatgttcagaatgtggaaaatgttttaatcagaaaacaaatcttgttacacatctaAAAACTCACACAGGAAGGTAG